In Colletotrichum higginsianum IMI 349063 chromosome 1, whole genome shotgun sequence, one genomic interval encodes:
- a CDS encoding Beta-glucosidase, whose protein sequence is MDVEALIEQLTLEEKVSLTAGVNWWHTATIERLGIKPIRLSDGPNGVRGTRFFDSTPSACLPCGTAIGATFDVDLVHRLGQLLADEAHAKGAHVLLGPTINTQRGPLGGRGFESYSEDPVLSGILAGHYVRGVQESGVSATLKHFVCNDLESERMAVNALVTDRAMREIYLLPFMIAIEMGRPRAIMTAYNKVNGVHAAESKAILQDILRGEWGWDGLVMSDWFGTYSTAEAIKAGLDLEMPGPSRWRAGALSHAIMSNKVKVAELDAAVRNVLRLVKHGLENTSIPPNAPETEADTPAHAALLREAAAKSLVLLKNEGGILPFDRAKTVAVIGPNANIATYCGGGSAGLRAYRAVTPLEGVRSLVGGGGGDGNDNSNGKVFFSQGAYGHQSLPLLGKALTTPDGKHKGFVLRIYNDPPPRATERAADGRSALEERVLDDANIWFVDYENAELAPVWWAETEGVLVPERSGEWDFGLSVHGTGELYIDGELVVSNVEDQRLGSSFLGCGTVEEVGSKRLEAGRSYRVLVRFGCSATTKLKASGTVDFGQGGVRFSGCPRLEPAAAIREAVEAARSADQVVVCTGLSGEWESEGFDRTTMALPPGTDDLVAAVLAANPNTAVVVQSGTPVAMPWIDRAGAVLHAWFGGNEAGNGIADVLFGEVNPAGKLPLTMPRRVADNPAALSFRSDNGRVLYSEDVYVGYRWYDTLDVEPLFPFGHGLSYTTFELSDLEVFEAPPAKEANGYTNGHTNGHTNASDTLVVRARVTNTGPRAGAEVVQVYVTPAAPTPLTSSTRDAITRPAKEMKGFARVSLEAGASGTAEVALDVLRATSYWSEMEDCWRSDAGTYGVLVGTSSRGRFLEETVVVEKTRRWKGLRA, encoded by the exons ATGGACGTCGAAGCGCTGATTGAGCAACTCACGCTGGAGGAAAAGGTGTCTCTCACAGCCG GCGTAAACTGGTGGCACACGGCGACGATCGAGCGGCTGGGGATCAAGCCCATCCGGCTCTCCGACGGCCCCAACGGCGTGCGAGGCACCCGCTTCTTTGACAGCACACCCTCGGCGTGCCTCCCGTGCGGGACGGCCATCGGCGCGACCTttgacgtcgacctcgtccaccgcctcggccagctgctggcggacgaggcgcaCGCCAAGGGTGCCCACGTCCTGCTCGGGCCGACCATCAACACGCAGCGCGGGCCCCTCGGCGGGCGCGGCTTCGAGTCGTACTCGGAGGACCCCGTGCTGTCGGGCATCCTCGCCGGGCACTACGTCCGGGGCGTGCAGGAGTCGGGGGTGTCGGCGACGCTGAAGCACTTCGTCTGCAACGACCTCGAGAGCGAGCGCATGGCGGTCAACGCGCTCGTGACGGACCGGGCGATGCGCGAGATCTACCTGCTGCCCTTCATGATCGCCATCGAGATGGGCCGGCCGCGGGCCATCATGACGGCGTACAACAAGGTCAACGGCGTCCACGCGGCCGAGAGCAAGGCGATCCTGCAGGACATCCTGCGCGGCGAGTGGGGGTGGGACGGGCTCGTCATGAGCGACTGGTTCGGCACGTACAgcaccgccgaggccatcaaggccggcctcgacctcgagatGCCCGGGCCGAGCCGGTggcgcgccggcgccttGTCGCACGCCATCATGTCcaacaaggtcaaggtcgcggagctcgacgccgccgtgcgcAACGTCCTCCGGCTGGTCAAGCACGGCCTCGAGAACACGTCGATCCCGCCCAACGCGcccgagaccgaggccgacacGCCCGCGCACGCCGCCCTCctgcgcgaggccgccgccaagtcgCTCGTCCTCCTGAAGAACGAGGGCGGCATCCTGCCGTTCGACCGCGCCaagaccgtcgccgtcatcgggCCCAACGCCAACATCGCCACCtactgcggcggcggcagcgcggGGCTCCGGGCCTACCGCGCCGTCACGccgctcgagggcgtcaggtccctcgtcggcggtggtggtggcgacggcaacgacaacagcaacggcaaggtcttcttctcccaggGCGCGTACGGCCACCAGTCCCTGCCGCTGCTCGGCAAGGCGCTGACGACGCCCGACGGCAAGCACAAGGGCTTCGTGCTGAGGATCTACAACGACCCGCCGCCCAGGGCCACGGAGCgggcggcggacggacggagcGCGCTCGAGGAGCGGGTGCTGGACGACGCCAACATCTGGTTCGTCGACTACGAGAACGCCGAGCTCGCGCCCGTGTGGtgggccgagacggagggcGTCCTCGTGCCCGAGAGGTCGGGCGAGTGGGACTTTGGGCTGTCGGTGCACGGCACGGGCGAGCTGTacatcgacggcgagctcgtcgtgTCCAACGTGGAGGACCAGCGGCTGGGGAGCAGCTTCCTCGGGTGCGGCacggtggaggaggtgggcAGCAAGAGGCTGGAGGCCGGGCGGTCGTACCGGGTGCTGGTGCGGTTCGGgtgctcggcgacgacgaagctgAAGGCGTCGGGCACCGTCGACttcggccagggcggcgtgCGGTTCAGCGGGTGCCCGAGGctggagccggcggcggcgatccgggaggccgtcgaggcggccaGGAGCGCCGACCAGGTCGTCGTCTGCACGGGGCTCAGCGGCGAGTGGGAGTCGGAGGGGTTCGAcaggacgacgatggcgctgccgcccgGCACGGACGACctcgtggcggcggtgctggcggcGAATCCGAACACGGCGGTCGTCGTGCAGAGCGGCACGCCGGTGGCGATGCCGTGGATCGAccgggccggcgccgtgctgCACGCGTGgttcggcggcaacgaggccggcaacggcatcgCGGACGTGCTCTTTGGAGAGGTGAACCCG GCCGGAAAGCTCCCCCTCACGATGCCGCGCCGGGTGGCCGACAACCCGGCGGCCCTCAGCTTCCGCTCCGACAACGGCCGCGTGCTCTACAGCGAGGACGTCTACGTCGGCTACCGGTGGTACGACacgctcgacgtcgagccgCTGTTCCCCTTTGGGCACGGCCTGTCCTACACGACGTTTGAGCTCTCGGATCTCGAGGTGTTTGAGGCTCCTccggccaaggaggccaacGGGTACACCAACGGACACACCAACGGACACACCAACGCAAGCGacaccctcgtcgtccgcgccAGGGTCACCAACACGGGCCCCCGCgcgggcgccgaggtggTGCAGGTCTAcgtgacgccggcggcgccgacgccgctgacgagctcgacgcgcGACGCCATCACGCGGCCGGCCAAGGAGATGAAGGGCTTCGCCAGGGTGtcgctcgaggccggcgccagcGGCACGGCCGAGGTGGCGCTGGACGTGCTGCGGGCGACGAGCTACTGGAGCGAGATGGAGGACTGCTGGCGCAGCGACGCCGGGACGtacggcgtcctcgtcgggaCGAGCAGCCGGGGGCGGTTCCTGGAGGAGACGGTCGTCGtggagaagacgaggaggtggAAGGGCCTCCGCGCGTAG
- a CDS encoding Sugar transporter, producing MGKPVQELAALPGDGLPWYKHAHLRKLNFITLSMVLFSSANGYDGSIMGGLLALPRWNTFMENPSGAYLGWITGIYWLGNGIAFPVAAWSSGRYGRKPGIYLGYLFLILGVVMQTAAQNEVTFTYSRLFIGIAASWLGNSAPLLINEIAHPKQRSIANALFMVGWYFGGTLCGWVTFACRDIPSDWCWRVPVLIQIVLPFVALPGFLLAPESPRWLISVGRVEEATAILAEHHAGGDRNDSLVTYQVVEIQATINAEKEASSSASYADMIKTPGNRHRLFISVSLGIFAQWAGNGVVSYYLPLILDSIGVESVTDQTLISACLNVWNLLWAIAAATSVDRLGRRFLFLTSASVMLASFIIITGLSASFAESGSASMGLAVIPFLFIFFAGYDIAMTPFLTAYPCEIWQFGLRSRGLTVTWCSTVVAIFINTFVNPIALEAIHWKYYIVFIVMLALLWLTVFFTYPETRGHTLEQMAVIFDGDDAAAPPPAAVSEKTEALVSHGENEDKRQYQSDAEHRV from the exons ATGGGTAAACCGGTCCAAGAGCTGGCCGCCctccccggcgacggcctgcCGTGGTATAAGCACGCCCACCTGCGGAAGCTCAACTTCATCACTCTGTCCATGGTCTTGTTCT CCTCCGCCAACGGCTACGATGGTTCCATCATGGGCGGCCTCCTGGCCCTGCCGCGATGGAACACCTTCATGGAGAACCCCTCGGGCGCCTACCTCGGCTGGATCACGGGAATCTACTGgctcggcaacggcatcgccttccccgtcgccgcctggTCCTCCGGCCGCTACGGCCGCAAGCCGGGCATCTACCTCGGCTacctcttcctcatcctcggcgtcgtcatgCAGACCGCCGCCCAGAACGAGGTGACCTTCACCTACTCGCGCCTCttcatcggcatcgccgcctcgTGGCTCGGCAACTCCGCCCCGCTGCTCATCAACGAGATCGCCCACCCGAAGCAGCGgtccatcgccaacgccctCTTCATGGTCGGAT GGTACTTTGGCGGAACCCTCTGCGGCTGGGTCACCTTCGCCTGCCGCGACATCCCCTCGGACTGGTGCTGGCGCGTCCCCGTCCTCATTCAGATCGTCCTGCCCTTCGTGGCGCTGCCCGGCTTCCTCCTGGCGCCCGAGAGCCCGCGCTGGCTCATCAGCGTCGGacgcgtcgaggaggccaccGCCATCCTTGCCGAACATCACGCCGGTGGCGACCGGAACGACTCGCTCGTGACCTaccaggtcgtcgagattCAGGCCACCATCaacgccgagaaggaggcctCCTCCAGCGCCTCCTACGCCGACATGATCAAGACCCCGGGGAACCGTCACCGCCTCTTCATCTCCGTCAGTCTCGGTATCTTTGCTCAGTGGG CCGGTAACGGAGTCGTCTCCTACTACCTCCCCCTCATCCTCGACTCCATCGGCGTCGAGTCCGTCACGGACCAGACCCTCATCTCGGCCTGTCTGAACGTCTGGAACCTGCTGTgggccatcgccgccgcgacgagcgtcgaccgcctcggccgccgcttCCTGTTCCTGACCTCGGCGAGCGTCATGCTGGCCagcttcatcatcatcaccggcCTCAGCGCATCTTTCGCCGAGTCCGGCTCAGCAAGTATGGGCCTGGCCGTCATCCCGTttctcttcatcttctttgCTGGCTATGACATCGCCAT GACCCCGTTCTTGACGGCCTACCCCTGCGAGATCTGGCAGTTCGGACTCCGCTCCCGCGGCCTCACCGTCACCTGGTGCTCTACCGTGgtcgccatcttcatcaacACCTTTGTCAACcccatcgccctcgaggccatccaCTGGAAGTACTacatcgtcttcatcgtcatgCTCGCCCTGCTGTGGCTCaccgtcttcttcacctACCCCGAGACCCGCGGCCACACGCTGGAGCAGATGGCCGTCAtcttcgacggcgacgacgccgccgcccctcctcccgcgGCCGTCAGCGAGAAGACCGAGGCTTTGGTTTCCCACGGGGAGAACGAGGATAAGAGGCAGTATCAGAGCGATGCCGAGCACCGTGTTTAA